The sequence below is a genomic window from Sulfuracidifex metallicus DSM 6482 = JCM 9184.
GTCGCTGAAGTATCCAGTGACGTAAAGGGCACTTATGCTTGAATCTACCCATACGTCGGCGACGTCCTTAACTGGTTGTAGTTCCTCTCCGCAAACTGGACATTTTTGGAAAGGAGGAGCAGTTGTGTTAGGATCTATGGGTAAGTCCTCCTCTCTGGCTGGAACTAAGTGGTTATTCTTGCAATACCAGAAAGGTATAGGAGTTCCATAAACGCGTTGTCTGCTAATGTTCCAATCCCACTCAAGGCTTAATATCCAAGTTTCTAGATAGTAGGACATTCTCGACGGAATGAACTTCATTTTCTTATATTCTTCAAGGAGTCTGTCCTTAACGTCAAGAACTTTGATGTATATCTGTTTCTTGGTAAGGAACTCTATTGGAGACATGCAGTCGCTCCTTTCCGTGTGAGCTATGACGTTATGTTTTATACTTTCTACCTTCACCAGGAACCCTTTTTCCTTTAGAAGCTCAACCATCTTTCTCCTGGCTTCTTCTATCTTTATACCATCAAGTATTCCGGTCCCCTTCATCCTTCCTCTTTCGTCTATCATTTCTGTCGAAGGTAGGTTATGCTTCAGCTTCACTTTGATGTCTTGTGGGTCTCCATATGTGCTTATCATTTCGGCTCCAGTTCCAAAGTCCTTCTCAACGCTCTCTTCCCCTATTATTTTAACTTCTTTGTTAAAAATAGGTACTATCGCCGTTTTTCCTATCAACGACTTATATCTTTCATCTTCAGGATTTACTGCTAAAGCTTGGGTAGCTCCTATGAGCTCTGGTCTTGTTGTAGCTATCGTGATGTTTCCTCCATCTTTAAGTGGAAAGTTTACGTAAGCTAGGATTCCATCCCTTTCAACGTAGCCCACCTCGCTTAGGGCAAGGGCAGTTTCACATTTAGGGCACCAATACACTGGTCCGTCCCTCAGTTCTACCCTTCCTTGTTTGAACATGTCAATAACGCTCTTCTGTATAGCTCTCCTATAACTGGTCTCGTAAGTTTTATACTCGAATCTTTCCCATTCAGGTCTATAACCAAGCCTGATCATTGCAGTTTTCATTTTGGATATCATGTCTTCGGTCCATTCTATGCACTTTTTGAGGAATAGTTCTCTGTTTTCCTTTGGTATTCTCAACTTATATTGAACTTTCAATTCAGTTGGTAATCCCTGCGTATCCCATCCTTGAGGATGCAATACGTTGTAACCTTCGATTCTCTTGAATCTAGCTATAGCGTCAGCTATGCTCACCCAATATGCGTGACCCATATGAAGTTCTCCGCTAGTGAAAGGTGGAGGCGTATCAATCACGAAGGGTTTCCTTTGGGTATCCTCGTCCTTAAATCTGAATACATCCCTCCACATATCCTCTGTTAACCAAACCTTCTGCCACTTCTCTTCTATTTCCTTAGGCGAATAGTGTTTAGGCCATTCCTCCATTTTTTTATTTATTTCCTCCTGGCTTAACAAAAAGCGTCACCTTAAGTAATGTTATTTCATGTTGTTGCGTTGTATTTAAGCATTTAATTTATTCCTCTCAACCTAACTCTAGTTATGAAAGTTGCTATACGTGGAGGAGGAGTAGCAGGATCCTTATTGGGGCACTTACTTAAAAATTCCAATCATGAGGTAACAATTTTTGATATTAAGAAGAGTTATATAAAACCTTGTGGCGATATAGTACCTAACGTTTACAGACCCCCAATGAGCTGGGACGTCCAATACGAAATAAAGCGTTTCGCTTTCCTAGTAGACGGGGAATTGATTTATGATGTGGGGTACCGCAGACCTAAATGGCTGGTCATAGACAAATGGAGCTGGATAAACGGAATGAGGGAAAGTATTCAACATAAAGTAACCCTCAATCCTCCTGATCCTCGAGAGTTCGACCTCGTAGTAGATAGTCGAGGTCCGTATCCCATGGATAGAAAGGTAGTTTATACTACCAGAGCTATTATTAAGACCGAAAATTTCAACGATACTGCAGTGTTTGAATTTTCTAGCAAGTATACAGGTTTCTATTGGATATTTCCGAGCAAAGAAGGAGAATATAACGTAGGAGCAGGATTTTTAGAGTATAAGAATTCCAGGGAACTTCTTATGGACTATATGAACAGTAAAATGGGGAAGTTCAAGCTAATTGACATTAGGGGAGCCCCGATTTCAGTGGAGAGACCAAAGGAGAAAGGAAATAGGATAGGCGAAGCGAGAGGTCTTGTATTTCCCTTAAGTGGCGAAGGCATAAGGCCATCTGCGATTTCTGCTGAGGAAACCTTTCAGGCTATAACTAAAAACAAGGAAATTTCGTCTTATTTAGATGACAGAATAAAGACAATGGAAAGCAGAATCAAGATCCAAAGCATTCTTCTAAACGCGTACATGAGAGCCAAACCTTCCATGAGAAAGGTAATGATGAAAACGTTAATGAGGAACGACGTTTTGATAGATGCCTACTTAGAGGATAAGTTAGATTTACAGGGAATTTCCGAGTCATTGAGGCTGATGAAAAGTGGAGGGATCTAAAATACTTAATCAAATTGTGCTGGATAATTCTAAGAGCAAGAGCGGGAAACATGCGATTAGAAGCTTTCTCTTCCAAGTTGACAGCAACCTCATAGTTGATATCTCCTCATCTCCTGGAGATGAAGTTCCGCCAACTTACAAGGTCGGCGAATCTAGGCTAGTTGAAATTCCTAAAGGTCACGTGGTTTATCTTTACCTAGTAAAAAACGTGAAAGGTATGGTAAAGGGAAAGGCTATGGTTATAAAAGACAACAAAGTTATCTTGGCTATGAACTACAGAAAGTTAAAGCTTAAGAGGGTAGAGGGGGATCCAAACGCCTTAGAGCCATTAAAGAGGGTAATGGAATATCTGAAAATTCCAGTTAAGAAAATAAACACCAGGTGATCCTCATGTTCTCGCTGGAATTTCAAGTTATGGGGGACTACGACATAGATAAATTAAGGGATTTCATATCTTCTGTAGATTACATTTTCCAAGACATTTGCAAGACAGTGAAAATTGGAGCGTCTTATCTTTGCGCTCCTAACCCTTCAACAATGTTGATAGTTTACATGAACGTAACTAACTTGAAGGACGTTAAGACTGTCCTTAAAGTCAACGCTGAAGACGCATCCTATGCAGTTTCTGTAGTTTCTGAGATAAACGAGAGACTGAAAAAGATGGGCTTTCATATGAACTTGGATAGCTCATTTATGACGTCGTGATAGAACTCCTCTATTTTATCTGGCACCTTATCTGTGCTGTTTTCCTTTATTTCCCCAATTACGTTACAAAGATAACTTCCTATCCTGGTTTTACAGAAAACTAGTTTTTTCACCTTAACGTAGGGGAGTTCCAACTCGCGGTCCACGTAAACTAGACCTTCTATTTGCTTTCCACTAGGTATATTTTTAACTTGCATTTCAGTATCAGCAATGAAAAGAGTGGGTTTACCTTCTTGTGAAATTAGTATAACTAAGTGATTATCTACTAGATGTCTGTATATCATAACACTGGCACTAGTTCAGTACCGCAGTATGGGCACTTCCCTTTCAGTCCCCTTTTGTCTGCCTCACAGAAATAAGCGTTATATTTCTTCTCGCATTTGGGACACTTGTAAACTACGTCAGTTCCTATTAGAAGGTGTCTATCACATATCCTGCATTTTACTGTTAACCATCCCACGTGACCATAAGCGTTGCTTCCTTTATTTCTGAGACTCATATAAGATCATGATTACTGCTGTGTTAAGCTTAAATGATTATGCCTTCGTTATACCGCTATATAATTCACGAGAACTTTTAAGATTGAGAGGCTTATTTTACTAGATACCTTCATGTTCAGGGCAGAAATATACAAGGCTCATCCTAGGGCTTTATCAGAAAAGTTAACCGTATTTATCCTGTCTAAGGAGAAAGAGGAAAACTTGGACGAACTTCCTCAGCAGATTGAGGAAAACAACGTAATAATTGTTATAGATGGAATAGAAATCCAAGTTCTAGCGGGCAAGATAGATGCAGATTACGTCTTTCCTAAACCTTTGCTTGTAAATAGGGTAGGTTTTCCATCGTCGATTTCTGATGGAAACGTGTCTCTCAATTACGTTCAACTTAACGGGGAAATGATATACGGATTAAAGGTAAGCCAGGACTTGCCCTTCATTTATCTTGAAACTTCAGAAGGGACTAAGTTAGTTTCGATGTCTGAAATAAATGAACCCAAGTCAACTACGGTGGAACAACCAACTCAGAACAGTGAAAAG
It includes:
- a CDS encoding valine--tRNA ligase, which codes for MEEWPKHYSPKEIEEKWQKVWLTEDMWRDVFRFKDEDTQRKPFVIDTPPPFTSGELHMGHAYWVSIADAIARFKRIEGYNVLHPQGWDTQGLPTELKVQYKLRIPKENRELFLKKCIEWTEDMISKMKTAMIRLGYRPEWERFEYKTYETSYRRAIQKSVIDMFKQGRVELRDGPVYWCPKCETALALSEVGYVERDGILAYVNFPLKDGGNITIATTRPELIGATQALAVNPEDERYKSLIGKTAIVPIFNKEVKIIGEESVEKDFGTGAEMISTYGDPQDIKVKLKHNLPSTEMIDERGRMKGTGILDGIKIEEARRKMVELLKEKGFLVKVESIKHNVIAHTERSDCMSPIEFLTKKQIYIKVLDVKDRLLEEYKKMKFIPSRMSYYLETWILSLEWDWNISRQRVYGTPIPFWYCKNNHLVPAREEDLPIDPNTTAPPFQKCPVCGEELQPVKDVADVWVDSSISALYVTGYFSDKERFSRAFPASIRLQGTDIIRTWLFYTFFRTLMLAGNVPFNEVLVNGQALGPDGTRMSKSKGNVISPLDRIDEMGADAIRLTLLDASIGDDFPFKWDKVKAKKTVLQKLWNASRLIYPFIKDNKIEAERVEPKDLIDRWILQEHRRFILNAIDAYRRYDFYVVIQGFYDYFWEIVADEYLEMIKHRLFENDAAAIAIVRRIMKDLIILLHPMAPHITEEIYFRLYGEKKSVLLENLPDISYIKEDQEVLEKGKVIKKFSSMIRTSKISRKLAMPTPVDVKYYADKKSLDVIREVENDIKKTLKIENLEYIEDNQEKVELSVHGS
- a CDS encoding NAD(P)/FAD-dependent oxidoreductase; its protein translation is MKVAIRGGGVAGSLLGHLLKNSNHEVTIFDIKKSYIKPCGDIVPNVYRPPMSWDVQYEIKRFAFLVDGELIYDVGYRRPKWLVIDKWSWINGMRESIQHKVTLNPPDPREFDLVVDSRGPYPMDRKVVYTTRAIIKTENFNDTAVFEFSSKYTGFYWIFPSKEGEYNVGAGFLEYKNSRELLMDYMNSKMGKFKLIDIRGAPISVERPKEKGNRIGEARGLVFPLSGEGIRPSAISAEETFQAITKNKEISSYLDDRIKTMESRIKIQSILLNAYMRAKPSMRKVMMKTLMRNDVLIDAYLEDKLDLQGISESLRLMKSGGI